The genomic region agaAAAGGGTCCAGATTTGCCAGCTTCGCAGTCTTTTGCCAAGAAACACCGTGGAAATAGCGAATCTGAGTCGGAGGAGAGTGATATCAGTAGCGACGAGGAAatcgacgaggaggatgagatcAATATTGATGACAGGTCTGACGATAATTATGAAACAGACAAGAACAGGAAGGTCGTCCtggagatggatgaggaTAGCGTTACGTGGGCCGATGTGCTAGACGAGGAAGAATAGGGGATGGAGCGCGTTGATATTAGCCTTGGTGGGGAAGAAATGGAGTTTGTATTTTAAATTGAAAATGTAGGTATTTCTAGAGCATAAGTAGGGAGTGTCACGAATGTGACCAGTGTACTTACTCGAGCTCTTCCTATTATTGTAGTATAGTTCTCTATTCTCCAACCTTGCCCCTTTCACATCACGATGTCGGTGACGCTTGATGGCGGGGCGCGAGTCGAAACTTTCGTTTACAAGATAGACCTACACAAAGTCTCCATATCCTGGAACAAGGGGACACCGGTTTTGTACCCATAACCGGCGTTGGTCATGAAGCCCAAATAAGCCTTGTCAGGGCTGACACCAGCCATTTCTCGTACGGGTGCCGGAGCATACCTCGTTCGCCAATCCACACTAGGTACGGCCCGAACCGATTTTCCAGGCAAGGGTAGCAATCAAAAAGGCTGTTAAATCGCCGGGCGGAACAAAGATGGCTATCAGAGCCAAAACAGTGTAGCCCCAGATGTCTTGGAGGGCAAGTTGCACCTGGGTGTCAGAGTTGCCGTCCATAGGTACTCCATGCTACTGTTGACTACAGCTTGCCTGAGACCTCCAACAGTATCGTGATGGTGAGAACAATAACCCCTGGGCAGTCCAAGAACCTGCAAGTTTTGAGTGATTCGGTCAGCAAAGGTTTCGCCCCCACCAGTGCAGTTTCGAGGAGACCAGCCCATTCGTTTTCTCCCACACTGCCTTACAGTGCCACCATGTGAGACGAAAGAAATCCTGATTCGGTAGCCTCTTCTAGACTCTCATCAAATCCTTCCGTGCCTGAGCCTGCAGCCTCTGCAGTGACACACGCAACCCGACGGTCCATAACGTCTTCACTCAGTTAGTTGATGCGGGGATCTGGCACAGCCGGTGGATAGTACAATTTCTCAGCTCTTCAGGGGTAACAGCTTTGTAATGGGTAGTTTTCCCCCTTTGCCTTTCAGTCACTCAATCCGATAGCAACCTGTTTGCTATGGAAACGTGAGACCTCGTCTTGGGAGAAGTggctattatatatctcttCACGCGAAGTATTCGGGATATGTATTGTCTTGAAGTTCGCATGTATAGCTTTTTAAGCCTCAAGGGAGGGCAAAGCAGGAAGGGTCCTCAGATTCAGGGGAGATTCTCATGCAGTTAGGTAGTAAAGTTAGACGTTTTGGGATGGGGCTCTTTGTGCAAGTAAAGCCAAGGCGTTAAGCTGACAGTACAAGAAATCAGGCTCCGTCACCTAGCCCAATTACTCTTGACCACAAATTCGTATACATAAACCATCATAGATTAATCTAGAATCTTAAGTCCGTTGGTTAGTTGTACAAGCTGCGTCTAGGACTATAGCAGAGCTTAGTGATAGTGATACTGTTCATGTGGGTATAGGTATCTATAGCCATAGCCATAGCCATAGCCATAGCCTGGgctctcatcttcctcccTTTGTTTGCACATCTGTCAGCTTTCCCGCTTTGCAAGAGGATTGCAGATCTACAAAGGGCATATCATGTTGGGAGACATGAAGAACATGTGTCCTGGTACCTACACCACTTATTTGCTATTCAATCAACCCAGAAGCAGAACAATAGCACAAATTACAAGAGGCTTGCATAACAAACTGCAGTATACAACGGCTGTTTACGTACGCAGGTAATTGGGTAAGGTAGGCCACTCCTCGACAAGAAAGGACGGACACCCGGACAAGGAACGTGACTGCAGTTTTATTCAGAGGTGTCTCAACGCAACCTGGCCTTATGCGCGGTACTTGGGCTATCGAGGGGACTGGGGGGGGGGCTTTCACATTTCACCGTGGCCAATTGTATTGAGCTACTTACCTTATCTATGTCACCTAGGTTTTGTATTTTGCCCGGCCTTATCTGTTGCTCAAGATCTATAGCCTTATTACACTAATCTCAGTTTAAGACTCAAGGCTTTAATCTTGAGATCTACTCCTCTACTAAATTCCCTGACAGCGAACCTTATAAATGctaatacttttattataatcAAGGTAACggcttttttttatatcttatcAAGCTgaattatcttattaaaacTATAATCTCCCCTTATGTCCTGACTTTAACTTCTCACGCGCTCGCTCGAGGACCCCTCTCGCCCGTGGTTCTGACTGTCCATCATACGCTGATATGCCCTCCCCTAAAGAACTGCTTACACATAAAGCCTCTGCCAGATTCCACGCATCACATAACGCCAGGTTCGCTCCACAGCCAGCAAAAGGTGTCACGGCATGGTTAGCATCGCCAATGAAAATAACGCCCATCCGGTCAATATCGTCATGTGTGAAagccttcttgtcctttgCGTTGATAGCAAACACGGTCTTCGTATCTGTCCTTTCAACAATGTCTCTGAAAGGATCCTGGAACCTGTCCCCAAGATCGAGACTGCGGTCGATCACTTCTTGTACCATTTTGACGTTCTTGAGATCTAATCTGGGGACCTCTTCGTTCTCGAGATGGCCAACGCCCCATACAATGCTGTTCTTGTCGACTGGAGAAAAGAAGCATGACACGCCGGTTCCCGAAATCATGAAGCCCCAGTCTTTGTCAATGGGCGCTGGAGGAGGGCCATCGAATCGAGCAATGCCACCTCGGAGAATTGCACCGGCAAATTCGAGGTTGTCGTTTGGCCGAAGGTATCCTCGGAGTTTGCTATTCGCTCCATCAGCGGCAATAAGCAGGTCACAATCATCCTCGGTGATCGTCTCATCGCCGGGATGTCCACTTGCGACTTGAACTCGCACTCGTCCTTGGTCCGTTTTCCTCGCTGAGATGCAGCGTGAGTTCCACTGGACCGAGTCTTCCGGTCGGAGGCTATCGTGGAGGACCTTCCGAAGATCCTTGCGTGCTATCCTAACGCTGGAAGATGGCAGCTCTTCAATTGGCTCGTGGCGGAAGCTTGCGTGTTCATGCCAATTGGGTCCCCATATCTTGAAAGCACCCTCTCCATTGAGTCCAGACACGGCATTGTCTACAATTTGTTCGATAAGACCGAGTTTCTTCAGGGCAATGAGACCTCCCGAAGTGTCATATCCGGTAAGAGATAATGTGTAGCCTTCACGTTGAGCGCTTACGTCCGGCGAGTCGCGGTCGTAGATAATGATCTTGGGCTTTTTGAACTGGGGATTCCATAGTTTGCGCAGTCCAACAGCGAATGCTGATCCAGAAACACCACCgccagcgatgatgatggttttGCCTTCGAGGaagtgatgttgatgtgatgtgTCTTCCATGGTTATGTTTTGTGTtaaagaaagaggaaaaggccGGCAGATGCccttatataagataaatctATCATGGCTTACGCACTCAAAGTCACACGAATTTCCCATATAAAGGAGTGGTTCACTGCGTGCTGTGGATGTTGACTAACTCATCGTATTTCTCACTGACGATGCATACACTGATTACCCAACTGGGTACACGGATTTCCTAATTGAGACATGACCGGGGTAGACGAGTCTACGACTGTAACTTCAGTTCTGTTATTTAGGACTCGGAAATTCAAATCATATGAGAATCGGAAGTTTTCTCTGTATATATTCTCCGTTATATTGTTCGGCAGTTCTTTACGGGCCCCGGGACGGTAGTAGCCCGAGGTAGGAACCTTCATCGGGAGTTTGTGATCAAGAGGCTTAGTACTTACGTATGTTATTCACATGCGCGCTTGGTCCTTATAAAGTGTGGATCTTGTCTTGAAGAATCAGTGTATCAATGCATCATAGTCAGAGTCACCTTGTGTACTAGGCACATCATTTACTTGCTCACCAGGGGATGTGATTTGCCCCTCCATGAATTCGTGAGCAAGCAGACACCGAGGATACACACCAAAAGGTCAAGAGGGCCACTTTGCTATCGGGTTCAAGGGAGCGTTGAGCGATATCTTTGATATAAATAATGCTGGGATTTATTAGCTTCGACCAAGTAGGCATTTCGTATATTTACGAATTCTTCATTCCCCAGCTGACGAGTAGCGGTTATTACATTGACGGGTTACTTGATTCGTTCGTGATTTGGATGTCGTGGAGCCAATCAGATTACTTCGAACGAAGCCAATCAGCCAAAACAGGAGATATGCACTATCAGACTGCCGATATCAAAGGCTTTGTAACAGTGCGCATTTTACAGCATTTCACTAATACCAAAATAATTGACGTCGATTTACGGATTACTTAGTTGCTCCTATTGACGAGATCCCCAAATGGTTTGGTACCAGAATGCTAAAATCCACACCATGACCCCGCATTGACACCCGCTCccctccatcaccaaaaaCCCCACCAAAATAttatcatcaccaacctTCAAAAAACTTTACATCCATTTCATACCCTGATCCTTCTGCCACGATGGCGTCCGATCTCGCAGCCCCTCCCGTCCTCTCAACTCCCGACGACCACATCCTCGAAGTTCCCGCCGCTGACTCCATCCCAACATCCACACTCTCCGACGATGCCCTCCGCGAAACGTACGAGGTTGTCCGCACAGCCGATGAGATCCGCGCTGGAGGATGGAGGCGCATCGGCTTACAGTTTCCAGATTTTATGCTGGTAGACGCTCCTCGTGTTGTAGAGGCTTTGTCGAAAGAACTTAGCGCCCATGATGCCCGGGAAGAGGGCAAGGCTGAGAGGAGGATATACGTTCTTGCGGACAGCAGTTACAGCGCCTGCTGCGTGGATGAAATAGCTGCCGAGCATGTTTCAGCAGATGTGGTAGTTCATTATGGTCGAACGTGTCTTAGTCCCACGAGCCATCTTCCTGCGATATACGTTTACACCACGCATGATCTCGATTACAAGGTGACATTAGAGGAAATCAAGAAGGAGTTCAGCGACAAGACTGTCAAGTTGGTCATAATGGCCGATCTGACGTATCAAAATCACGTCGACAAAGTGGTTTCCCTTCTTAGAGATGAAGGCTATACCGACGTTGTTTCCACAGCAGTAACACGCGACCCTGCCGCCTTGATACCCAACCGCAAGATCCTCTCCGACGAAACTCATGGCGACGAACATTGGAAGGCTTACTCGATCATCCACATCTCCGACCCTCCCTCCGcgcttcttctcgctctATACTCACGATTTGCCTCCTTACACGTCCTTGcgacaccatcctcaacgCTCGAGAACCCCACTATCCGCACAGCAGGTCTCCTTCGACGTCGATTTGCGAAGGTGCTGTCGCTCGCTTCCGCCGGTGTGATCGGTATCCTAGTGAATACACTTTCAGTCGCAAACTACCTCAGCTCAATCAATACTCTGCGCGACAAGATCGCTCGGGCTGACAAGAAGAGTTACACCATTGTCGTCGGAAAGCTCAACCCCGCGAAGCTGGCAAACTTTGCTGAGATTGAGGGTTGGGTTGTGGTCGGATGCTGGGAGAGCGGCTTGgtcgaagatgatgctggaTACTGGAGACCAGTTATCACACCGTTTGAGCTTGAGGTGGCACTCATGAGCGAGGATGAACGGGTCTGGGGCGGCGAGTGGTGGGGCGGTATCGAGAAGCTTGGACTTAGCGACAAACCTCAAGATGCGGTCAACGAGTCCAGGGATACTGCCGTGCCAGAAGAGGATCAGTTTGAGGATGTCGCTGGGGGCGTTGAAGGGGAAGAATCTGCTCCTCCCGAGTTTGACATGCGCACCGGcaagctcatctcatcaagtCGACCTATGAGACTTCCAGTTCGCAACAGCCCCTCTGCCGCCAACGCCACCGAGGCTATTGGCGACAGTCCCGCTGGTGCAATCAAGCAGAATGATGCTCTTATCAAGCGCAGCGTTGGAGAATTGGCCAGCATCAACGGTATCGCGAGTCCTGGAGCCGAGTTCCTTCGCTCTGGTCGCACATGGCAAGGATTGGGCACCGATTTCGACAATGAAGCTAGCACATTAGTCGAGGAGGGTCGAAGTGGTGTGGCTCGAGGCTATCAAGTGGGAGAATCGGACAAACATTGAGGGAAGGTTACATGAAAAGTGATACCATTTAGCATAACAAGGCGTTGGGATGTAGACAAAAGTAAAAGGCGAATATTCATGGTTCAAAGATATATTCTGAGATAGTAAGCTTGTTGTTCTTTTCGTCGCTCATGTAACAGTGAAGTCATATTATATACAATAGAATCATCGACCGAAGCAGCCTCCAGGGCCTATGCTGCGGCATACCCGTATCTAATCCTAGCCCTTCCCTTACCTGAGCTTCATTATCCACACCCGAAGCATGGGAGACAAAGAAACGTCATCAACATTGTATCATGTTGGTCGTCGTCAGTCCATACGATTCCTTCCAAAGAATAAGAAATATGTTCTAGGAGAAGTCATAATGCATGAGGCCGCTTTCCTTTCGGCGATCGTAACAGGGTCTCTTGACCCTTTCCCATAATATTCCCCATGCGCAGTCTTTCATGGGGCGAAAAAGGATTGGATCCCTGGCGCGGAGCACGATGTGTTGTTACTCGAGCGCCCATCTAGTGCCATAGGACAAACGGAAAAGCTGGCGAGGCTGCGATCTCGCGGGTCATTGGGCTAAGGTATTGTGGTACTTGGGCATACGTTGCAGTGGAGTATGGATGCATTGCCGAGAAAAGCAAACCGGCGGTGTCCCCCGGATTACTAGTTTTTTTTAGGTCTGTGCTTCCTACGAAGCGCAGTAGCAGGATAAGGTTCCTAAACGTAGACACGTCGAGAGTGAGGacggctgcggctgctgtAGCGAGAGCCAGAGCGGGAGCGGCTTCGGTGGCTGTGACGGCTGGAATGGTAGGAACGGCGAGAAGAGTGGCTGCGGTCATAGGCGCTCATGTGTCCGCCGTGCATGAAAGCGACAACAGAGGtgatggcaaagaagatgacgTTCATGATGCCAAATGCCCAGCAGGCCTTGAGCATGGAGCAGGGCTTGTTGTTGACGAGGTCATAGCTGGGGCCAATGACCCTGACATCGCCAACGGAGAGATCCCAGTCGTCGCCACGTTGAATGCTAACACAGTCGGTGTTGCTTACGTAGCGGAGGTAGTAAACGGCGGCTATGAAGGCACCGAAGAAAAGGGCATCAACGAATGCGACAAAGTGGGCGTTTGTCGACGAGCGGTGATAGCTGAAGAGGGTGAAGATTGCCCAAGCAAGCGCGAGAACCGAGAcaatgaagaggatgaggattGAATCAGGAGTCAAGGCGTTTTGCTTGACGAATCCATTGACGAACCAGGCAAGCATACCCATGCAGGGGATCTATTAATTGTTAGTTAGCCTGCGACCTGGAGTATTTGCATTCCTGTTGCCTACCAGAGTGAGGATCTGAAGGATCCgaaagaagacaaagaacatTGCGAAAAACATCTTGGCGGTCTTTAGCAACTTATGCAGCTCTATCTTGATAATATCGCACGACAGTCGCAGATGATAAGATGGATGTAATGCGCTCAAGGAGCGGGGAGCTGAGAGAGATGACGTGCGCGGGGGACTTATACGATGCTTGAGTAAGTGAGACAATAATTCAAGCAATAGACGGGTCGATACAAGTAACGCTATCAGACTGAGTCAAGGCAAGTCAAGTTGGTGATAGATGGAGGAATGAGAGAAAGAatggagggagggagggTGTGTGGGAATAAAGCTCTATTTTGTAGCTACCACGAATGCAAAGGCAAGCAAAGCAACAGCAATCGTCCAAACTTGTTCCCATCCTTGGTCTTGCCAAAAACCCACGATTCAAGGTGGTTGGTGCTTGAGAAATAGATGGCGCAGGACCACGCCCAGAGAAAGCAGAAAAGGTGGGATAACCCTTGTAAAGGCCACCCCTGTAGTTGCAGGATGTTAGTGGTTGGGCCGTTAGAGGGTAGGGGACCTTTTAGCTCTAGACCCTTGTAAGTTTAGCGATCTGGGGCTGGTTTCTTCTAGGGCCGTCGGGTTCACGAGTTTTTCGGTGTGTTTGGGTTACTGAAGCATCTCG from Fusarium oxysporum Fo47 chromosome III, complete sequence harbors:
- a CDS encoding putative diphthamide synthesis protein-domain-containing protein; amino-acid sequence: MASDLAAPPVLSTPDDHILEVPAADSIPTSTLSDDALRETYEVVRTADEIRAGGWRRIGLQFPDFMLVDAPRVVEALSKELSAHDAREEGKAERRIYVLADSSYSACCVDEIAAEHVSADVVVHYGRTCLSPTSHLPAIYVYTTHDLDYKVTLEEIKKEFSDKTVKLVIMADLTYQNHVDKVVSLLRDEGYTDVVSTAVTRDPAALIPNRKILSDETHGDEHWKAYSIIHISDPPSALLLALYSRFASLHVLATPSSTLENPTIRTAGLLRRRFAKVLSLASAGVIGILVNTLSVANYLSSINTLRDKIARADKKSYTIVVGKLNPAKLANFAEIEGWVVVGCWESGLVEDDAGYWRPVITPFELEVALMSEDERVWGGEWWGGIEKLGLSDKPQDAVNESRDTAVPEEDQFEDVAGGVEGEESAPPEFDMRTGKLISSSRPMRLPVRNSPSAANATEAIGDSPAGAIKQNDALIKRSVGELASINGIASPGAEFLRSGRTWQGLGTDFDNEASTLVEEGRSGVARGYQVGESDKH